A single region of the Jatrophihabitans sp. GAS493 genome encodes:
- a CDS encoding glycosyltransferase family 4 protein, whose amino-acid sequence MTVGRRIAIITSDVLTATMAGPAIRAVNVAAVLAAEGHDVTLVSTSTCEIERAEFRCRRFGWDELQAGVAEAEILIVQGFVTRDAPWLLRSEQILVIDLYDPMQFEQLEQTAELPRLARTAALDLTTRIFNDQLVRGDFFLCASEQQRHLWLGQLAAMGRINPANYDRDATLESLLAICPFGLAEEPPARTGPGIRGVAGIGEHDKVLLWAGGVYNWFDPLTLIRAVQQVSHQHADVRLFFLGMKHPNPGVPQMQMAWDARELSDSLGLTDRHVFFNEGWVPYDERANFLLDADAGVSTHLMHVETSFSFRTRILDYLWAGLPIVSTGGDSFGELVATAELGVRVEAGDVAGLADAISRVLYDPEFAATAAANAVAMRERFTWPVALAPLVRFCAEAKRAADADGDLRRLARQPVIPTSALGRQLMRASTLRHEGGLGLVAGRTLARLRRVFGS is encoded by the coding sequence GTGACCGTAGGACGACGCATCGCCATCATCACCTCCGATGTGCTCACCGCGACGATGGCCGGCCCGGCGATCCGGGCGGTGAACGTGGCGGCCGTTCTCGCCGCCGAGGGACACGACGTGACGCTCGTCTCCACCTCCACCTGCGAGATCGAGCGGGCCGAGTTCCGCTGCCGAAGGTTCGGCTGGGACGAGCTGCAGGCCGGGGTGGCCGAGGCTGAGATCCTCATCGTCCAGGGCTTCGTAACCCGTGACGCGCCCTGGCTGCTGCGTTCGGAGCAGATCCTCGTCATCGACCTCTACGACCCGATGCAGTTCGAGCAACTGGAGCAGACGGCTGAGCTGCCCCGGCTGGCGCGCACCGCCGCGCTGGACCTGACAACCCGGATCTTCAACGATCAGCTCGTCCGGGGCGACTTCTTCCTCTGCGCCAGCGAGCAGCAGCGGCACCTCTGGCTCGGGCAGCTGGCGGCCATGGGGCGGATCAACCCGGCCAACTACGACCGGGACGCCACCCTGGAATCGCTCCTCGCGATCTGCCCGTTCGGGCTGGCCGAGGAGCCACCGGCGCGCACCGGACCCGGAATCCGGGGGGTTGCCGGGATCGGCGAGCACGACAAGGTGCTGCTCTGGGCCGGCGGTGTCTACAACTGGTTCGACCCGCTCACCCTCATCCGGGCGGTCCAGCAGGTGAGTCACCAGCATGCGGATGTACGCCTCTTCTTCCTCGGTATGAAGCATCCGAATCCGGGGGTGCCGCAGATGCAGATGGCCTGGGATGCGCGCGAGCTCTCCGATTCCCTCGGCCTCACCGACCGGCACGTCTTCTTCAACGAAGGGTGGGTGCCCTACGACGAGCGGGCCAACTTCCTGCTCGACGCCGACGCCGGCGTGAGCACTCACCTGATGCACGTGGAGACCTCCTTCTCCTTCCGCACCCGGATCCTCGACTACCTCTGGGCCGGTCTGCCGATCGTCTCGACCGGCGGCGACAGTTTCGGAGAGCTGGTCGCCACCGCCGAACTCGGGGTGCGGGTCGAGGCCGGTGACGTCGCGGGTCTCGCGGACGCCATCAGCCGAGTGCTCTACGACCCCGAGTTCGCCGCCACCGCCGCCGCCAACGCGGTCGCGATGCGCGAGCGCTTCACCTGGCCGGTCGCGCTGGCCCCACTGGTGCGCTTCTGCGCCGAAGCCAAGCGCGCGGCCGACGCCGACGGAGATCTGCGCCGGCTGGCCCGACAGCCGGTGATCCCGACCAGCGCGCTCGGGCGTCAACTGATGCGAGCCTCCACCCTGCGCCACGAGGGCGGCCTGGGTCTGGTCGCGGGCCGAACGCTGGCCCGCCTCCGTCGCGTCTTCGGGTCCTGA
- a CDS encoding inositol monophosphatase family protein, translating to MPSPTDSLTDLELAAELVREAGALAAQMRREGLVTEHKTSISDVVSAADIAAEKLVVKRLRDERPQDGIVGEEGANHPGERTWFIDPVDGTYNFLWGLPYWCSALALADSGDALLGAVYHPTADELWLGGVDHPTTLNGQPLPKLRNQPLAAISVASYIHPETLPNDRTRLPLLRAIGGAATMRSLGSGSVELASVAAGRLGAWVQHDSKDWDWLPGVALVQAAGGATNVVELDGHRWHIAGSRQAVDEITGLILG from the coding sequence GTGCCATCCCCCACAGATTCGCTGACCGACCTGGAACTTGCCGCGGAGTTGGTCCGCGAGGCCGGCGCTCTGGCCGCGCAGATGCGTCGTGAGGGACTGGTCACCGAACACAAGACCTCCATCTCCGACGTCGTCTCGGCCGCCGATATCGCCGCTGAGAAGCTCGTGGTGAAGCGCTTGCGCGATGAACGCCCGCAGGACGGCATCGTCGGCGAGGAGGGGGCCAACCACCCGGGTGAGCGGACCTGGTTCATCGACCCGGTGGACGGAACGTACAACTTTTTATGGGGTCTTCCGTACTGGTGCTCGGCGCTGGCGCTGGCGGACTCCGGCGATGCGCTGCTCGGCGCGGTCTATCACCCGACCGCCGATGAACTGTGGCTGGGCGGCGTGGATCATCCGACGACGCTGAACGGGCAGCCGTTGCCCAAGTTGCGCAACCAGCCGCTGGCGGCGATCTCGGTGGCCAGTTACATCCACCCCGAGACCCTGCCCAACGACCGCACCCGGCTGCCGCTGCTGCGAGCCATCGGCGGCGCGGCGACGATGCGTTCGCTCGGCTCAGGCTCGGTGGAACTGGCGTCGGTGGCCGCTGGGCGCCTTGGGGCCTGGGTCCAGCACGACTCGAAGGACTGGGACTGGCTGCCCGGCGTGGCGTTGGTTCAGGCGGCCGGCGGGGCGACGAACGTCGTGGAACTGGACGGGCACCGCTGGCACATCGCCGGGTCCCGGCAGGCCGTGGACGAGATCACCGGCCTGATTCTGGGTTGA
- a CDS encoding DUF4229 domain-containing protein — MKRLGAMWLYTLLRVLIFAVLFGLLWLVGVKGLLGALIAAVLSIPVSFVLLARPRAMFAATIEENIQTRLEKKQARAVELDPDAESGEFDTGEFESSEDEPAQDGGAYDDAHDDADGDAGSERLNPESGR, encoded by the coding sequence GTGAAGCGCCTGGGAGCGATGTGGCTCTACACCCTGCTTCGGGTGCTGATCTTCGCCGTGCTCTTCGGTCTGCTCTGGCTAGTCGGTGTGAAGGGGCTACTCGGCGCGCTCATCGCCGCCGTGCTCTCCATCCCGGTCTCATTCGTACTGCTCGCCCGGCCCCGGGCCATGTTCGCGGCGACGATCGAGGAGAACATCCAGACCAGGCTGGAGAAGAAGCAGGCGCGCGCCGTTGAACTCGACCCCGACGCCGAGAGCGGCGAATTCGACACCGGCGAATTCGAGAGCAGCGAAGATGAGCCGGCCCAAGACGGCGGTGCTTACGACGATGCTCACGACGATGCTGACGGCGATGCCGGGAGCGAGCGGCTCAACCCAGAATCAGGCCGGTGA
- the mqnE gene encoding aminofutalosine synthase MqnE, which yields MTQLRKDELTDKVNNGERLTRQDGEDLYDSDDLAWLGGLAHQVRQQKNGDVTFFNVNRHLNLTNVCTASCAYCSFERKPGQKDAYTMRVEEAVEKAVAMQGDGLTELHIVNGLHPTLPWKYYPRVLRELKAALPDVALKAFTATEVHYFESISGLSADEILDELIDAGLESLTGGGAEIFDWEVRKQVVDHNTHWEDWSRIHRLAHQKGLKTPATMLYGHIEEPRHRVDHVLRLRELQDETGGFQVFIPLRFHNDNNRLSHLSMAQPADVLKTFAVSRLMLDNFPHVKVFWVMHGLSTSQLALNYGADDMDGSVVEYKITHDADNFGTPDKLTRDDLLDLIRDAGFTPKERNTRYEVIREYDGPVSLAERRAAPQAIWA from the coding sequence ATGACGCAACTGCGCAAGGATGAACTCACCGACAAGGTGAACAACGGCGAGCGACTCACCCGGCAGGACGGCGAGGACCTCTACGACAGCGATGATCTGGCGTGGCTAGGTGGATTAGCCCACCAGGTACGGCAGCAGAAGAACGGTGACGTCACCTTCTTCAACGTCAACCGCCATCTGAATCTCACCAACGTCTGTACCGCCTCCTGCGCCTACTGCAGCTTCGAGCGCAAGCCCGGGCAGAAGGACGCCTACACGATGCGCGTCGAGGAGGCCGTCGAGAAGGCCGTCGCCATGCAGGGCGACGGGCTCACCGAACTGCACATCGTCAACGGGCTGCACCCGACGCTGCCGTGGAAGTACTACCCGCGGGTGCTTCGGGAGCTGAAGGCCGCGCTGCCGGACGTCGCGCTGAAGGCCTTCACCGCCACCGAGGTGCACTACTTCGAGTCGATCTCGGGCCTGAGTGCCGACGAGATCCTCGACGAACTCATCGACGCCGGTCTGGAGTCGCTCACCGGTGGCGGCGCGGAGATCTTCGACTGGGAGGTGCGCAAACAGGTCGTCGACCACAACACGCACTGGGAAGACTGGTCGCGCATTCACCGTCTGGCCCACCAAAAGGGTTTGAAGACGCCGGCCACGATGCTCTACGGCCACATCGAGGAGCCCCGGCACCGGGTCGACCACGTGCTGCGGCTGCGCGAACTGCAGGATGAGACCGGCGGCTTCCAGGTCTTCATCCCGTTGCGCTTCCACAATGACAACAACCGCCTCAGCCACCTGTCGATGGCCCAGCCGGCCGACGTGCTGAAGACGTTCGCCGTCTCCCGGCTGATGCTCGACAACTTCCCGCACGTCAAGGTTTTCTGGGTGATGCACGGCCTCTCCACGTCGCAGCTGGCTCTGAACTACGGCGCCGATGACATGGACGGTTCGGTGGTCGAGTACAAGATCACCCACGACGCCGACAACTTCGGCACGCCCGACAAGCTCACCCGCGACGACCTGCTCGACCTCATCCGTGACGCGGGTTTCACGCCCAAGGAGCGCAACACCCGCTACGAGGTCATCCGCGAATACGACGGGCCGGTGTCGCTGGCCGAGCGCCGCGCCGCGCCGCAGGCCATCTGGGCGTGA
- a CDS encoding DUF4232 domain-containing protein, which produces MRLMNAARRRLLPTLAALSIVLVGAVGCADATSTAGAGESSSDDLSATSIVNSPTATATASAPATATGSPTSPGTPTSTVSPTDVPATPSAPVAAACATSALKLSVDDLGGGGQQVFAAITLTNVSTSTCSLVGFPDVSPYAAGSQIGTKSEGSGAVDAPVLLAPNAAATSKLTDATSCNAPLSDTIKVTPPNQQTSLAAPFVLRACALQVTPLVAA; this is translated from the coding sequence ATGAGACTGATGAACGCCGCCCGCCGCCGGCTCCTGCCTACGCTGGCCGCGCTGAGCATCGTACTGGTCGGCGCCGTGGGGTGCGCGGACGCGACCTCGACCGCCGGGGCCGGAGAATCCTCCTCGGACGACCTCTCGGCGACCTCGATCGTGAACAGCCCGACGGCCACGGCCACCGCGTCTGCGCCGGCGACCGCCACCGGTTCGCCCACGTCCCCTGGTACGCCCACCTCAACCGTTTCGCCGACCGATGTGCCCGCCACCCCGAGTGCCCCGGTAGCGGCGGCCTGCGCGACTTCGGCGCTGAAGCTCTCGGTGGATGACCTCGGCGGCGGTGGTCAGCAGGTCTTCGCGGCGATCACGCTCACGAACGTCTCGACCTCGACCTGCTCGCTCGTCGGCTTCCCGGATGTCTCACCTTATGCGGCCGGATCTCAGATCGGAACGAAGTCCGAGGGTTCGGGTGCCGTCGATGCCCCGGTTCTTCTGGCTCCGAACGCTGCCGCAACCTCGAAGTTGACCGACGCCACGTCCTGCAACGCACCCCTCTCAGACACCATCAAGGTGACGCCGCCCAACCAGCAGACGTCACTCGCCGCGCCCTTCGTGCTTCGGGCCTGTGCGCTCCAGGTCACGCCGCTGGTCGCGGCCTAG
- a CDS encoding glycosyltransferase: MSIPASSSPAVRTGVVSVVIVNYRGPADTNECLSRLGDLNWPTERLEVIVVDNNSGDDSVPLIRSAHPDILLIESEKNTGFAGGCNLGIKHASGEFVALINSDAKPDRDWLSEAVRTLSLDQTVGAVACKVLDWDGTHVDYVGGNVNFLGQGYKLEAEEPDSQAYNTPRDVLFSTGSATVFRTSVFREVGGFDERFFMFFEDVDLGWRLNMLGYRVRYVPTSLVYHKHHAAIAKFANYRERYLLERNGLLMVYKNLDGPGLERALAPALLMTLHNAMLLGGEDNSALDLEVNPVGDDEPNLSVNKLTMSAVHAIDYLATNLEEIEAERVEIQSRRVVSDMAIPGLVSGLLQSTYGLPGFHRRWLAATEIFGLNDMWARRRRVAIVTADTLADRMAGPAIRALHIAEELSHENDVKLVSTTRCDLTREGIECLFANDMQLRQIVDWCDIVVYQGFVVAVAPWIADTDKVLVVDIYDPMHLEQLEQTKNEPGDRDAVIEGTTNVINRDLARGDFFMCASEEQRHFWLGQLAGVGRLNPRNYDRDSSLASLLAVCPFGLSATDPIHTRPALRGVVPGISVTDKVIIWAGGVYNWFDPITLIKAVDRLRHEHADVRLFFLGMKHPNPNVPEMSMAWDARTLSDDLGLTGKFVFFNEDWVDYDDRQNYLLEADVGVSTHMLHVETTFSFRTRMLDYLWAGLPMVATGGDAFGRMIVAEGLGVAVDERDVDGLAEALERALFDEEFVAACRANVARVRVNFHWDRTLAPLVQFCRQASRAADFGIVAAKRRGLTRSPSLSSAGPVARNLHYARQRYSEGGVRGMVNFGVAKARRLAKSGVDKA, translated from the coding sequence ATGAGCATTCCGGCCTCGTCGTCCCCCGCCGTTCGCACGGGCGTGGTCTCCGTCGTCATCGTGAATTATCGCGGTCCGGCGGACACGAACGAGTGCCTTAGCCGTCTGGGCGACCTCAATTGGCCGACGGAACGGCTCGAAGTCATCGTCGTGGATAACAACTCCGGCGATGACAGCGTGCCGCTGATTCGTTCGGCGCACCCGGACATTCTGCTCATCGAGTCTGAGAAGAACACCGGATTCGCCGGCGGCTGCAATCTCGGCATCAAGCATGCGTCCGGTGAGTTCGTCGCGCTGATTAACAGTGACGCCAAACCCGATCGCGACTGGTTAAGCGAGGCGGTGCGGACCCTCTCCCTGGACCAGACGGTCGGTGCTGTCGCGTGCAAGGTTCTGGACTGGGACGGAACCCACGTCGACTACGTGGGCGGGAACGTCAACTTCCTTGGTCAGGGTTACAAGCTGGAGGCGGAGGAGCCGGACTCGCAGGCGTACAACACCCCGCGGGATGTGCTCTTCTCGACTGGCTCGGCGACCGTTTTCCGGACATCGGTCTTTCGTGAGGTCGGTGGCTTCGATGAACGCTTCTTCATGTTCTTCGAGGACGTAGATCTGGGCTGGCGCCTGAATATGCTCGGTTATCGAGTTCGGTATGTACCCACCTCGCTCGTCTACCACAAGCACCATGCGGCAATCGCGAAGTTTGCGAACTATCGTGAGCGCTACCTGTTGGAGCGCAATGGACTGCTCATGGTTTACAAGAACCTGGATGGCCCAGGGCTTGAACGGGCCCTCGCGCCGGCGCTGTTGATGACCCTGCACAATGCGATGCTGCTCGGGGGTGAGGACAACTCCGCCCTGGATCTTGAGGTCAATCCGGTAGGCGATGACGAGCCGAACCTCTCGGTCAACAAGCTCACCATGAGCGCCGTACACGCGATCGACTACCTCGCCACCAATCTTGAGGAGATCGAGGCCGAGCGCGTTGAGATCCAGAGCCGACGAGTGGTTAGCGACATGGCCATTCCGGGTCTGGTGAGCGGGTTGTTGCAATCCACCTATGGGCTGCCCGGCTTCCACCGACGCTGGCTGGCCGCGACTGAGATCTTCGGTCTCAACGACATGTGGGCCCGCCGTCGGCGGGTCGCCATCGTGACGGCGGACACCCTGGCTGATCGGATGGCCGGCCCGGCGATTCGCGCGCTTCACATCGCGGAGGAGCTGTCTCACGAGAACGACGTAAAGCTGGTGTCGACGACCCGCTGCGATCTGACTCGCGAAGGAATCGAGTGCCTCTTCGCGAATGATATGCAGCTCCGCCAGATCGTCGACTGGTGCGACATCGTCGTCTATCAGGGCTTTGTCGTCGCCGTGGCACCGTGGATTGCGGATACCGACAAGGTCCTTGTCGTGGACATCTACGACCCGATGCATCTAGAGCAGCTCGAACAAACCAAGAACGAGCCGGGTGATCGTGATGCGGTGATCGAGGGAACCACGAACGTTATCAATCGCGATCTTGCGCGAGGTGACTTCTTCATGTGCGCAAGCGAGGAGCAGAGGCACTTCTGGCTGGGGCAGCTTGCTGGAGTCGGACGTCTGAATCCACGCAATTACGACCGTGACTCGAGTCTTGCGTCGCTGCTAGCGGTCTGCCCGTTCGGGCTATCGGCCACCGACCCGATTCATACGCGCCCGGCGCTGCGCGGCGTGGTGCCCGGGATCTCGGTTACCGACAAGGTCATCATCTGGGCGGGTGGGGTCTACAACTGGTTCGACCCAATCACCCTCATCAAGGCCGTCGATCGGCTTCGACACGAGCACGCCGACGTCCGGCTCTTCTTCCTCGGGATGAAGCACCCGAACCCGAACGTGCCGGAGATGAGCATGGCCTGGGACGCCCGCACGCTCTCGGATGATTTGGGTCTGACCGGGAAGTTTGTATTCTTCAATGAGGACTGGGTCGATTACGACGACCGCCAGAACTACCTTCTGGAAGCTGATGTGGGCGTCAGTACGCACATGTTGCACGTCGAGACGACCTTCTCATTCCGCACCCGAATGCTCGACTACCTCTGGGCTGGCCTGCCGATGGTGGCTACGGGTGGCGATGCCTTCGGGCGGATGATTGTGGCCGAAGGTCTCGGTGTCGCTGTGGACGAGCGAGACGTAGACGGCTTGGCGGAGGCGCTGGAACGGGCGCTCTTCGACGAGGAGTTTGTGGCTGCCTGCCGAGCAAATGTGGCTCGCGTGCGGGTGAACTTCCACTGGGACCGCACGCTCGCACCGCTCGTACAGTTCTGCCGTCAAGCCAGTCGTGCAGCGGACTTCGGGATTGTTGCAGCCAAACGACGGGGGCTCACCCGATCGCCGTCGCTGAGTTCCGCAGGTCCTGTGGCTCGCAACCTCCATTACGCCCGCCAGCGGTACAGCGAGGGCGGGGTTCGCGGGATGGTGAACTTCGGGGTCGCCAAGGCTCGGCGGTTGGCCAAGTCCGGCGTCGACAAGGCGTAG
- a CDS encoding ABC transporter ATP-binding protein: MTNDNAIVVEDVSKRFRLYRERNQSLKAALMRGKRARFDEFWALKDVSFEIPTGSTFGLVGENGSGKSTLLKCIAKILTPDTGSIRSVGSLAALLELGSGFHPEMSGRENVYLNGAILGMRKSEIERKFDAIVDFAGIETFIDQPVKNYSSGMYVRLGFSVAINIDPDVLLVDEVLAVGDQMFQEKCMEKFAEFRRAGKTVVIVSHAMGSMRTLCDKVAWLEHGRLLDVGDAGAIVDKYVDDGHEERVELETGATRWGSGEVVLTNTELLDAEGRATTRFYPGDKVTLRTHFSTTEPIDKPVFGFSIETLEGVYVWAHHSRDGNMVPDRLEGEGYVDLVFDSLRLQAGTFDLNVSVADYTTTHTYDFLRGAKRFDVLMRAPHESGGLVELGGHWQQPRYEGPKQTL; this comes from the coding sequence GAGTTCTGGGCGCTGAAGGATGTTTCGTTCGAGATACCGACAGGTTCGACCTTCGGCCTGGTCGGGGAGAACGGGTCTGGTAAATCCACGCTACTGAAGTGCATAGCGAAGATCCTCACTCCCGACACCGGATCAATCCGTTCGGTCGGGAGTCTGGCGGCGTTGCTGGAACTCGGATCCGGGTTCCATCCCGAGATGTCCGGACGAGAGAACGTCTATCTCAACGGCGCAATCCTCGGTATGCGGAAGTCCGAGATCGAACGCAAGTTCGACGCGATCGTCGATTTCGCCGGAATTGAGACCTTCATCGATCAACCAGTCAAGAACTACTCCTCGGGCATGTATGTCCGTCTTGGGTTCTCGGTCGCGATCAACATTGATCCGGACGTTTTGTTGGTCGATGAGGTATTGGCCGTCGGCGATCAAATGTTCCAAGAGAAATGTATGGAGAAGTTCGCCGAATTTCGCCGGGCCGGAAAGACGGTTGTCATCGTGAGCCACGCGATGGGTTCGATGCGCACTCTCTGTGACAAGGTCGCCTGGCTCGAGCATGGCCGGTTGCTGGACGTCGGAGACGCCGGCGCGATCGTCGACAAGTACGTCGATGACGGCCATGAAGAACGCGTCGAACTCGAGACGGGTGCGACGCGCTGGGGCAGTGGCGAGGTGGTTCTTACCAACACCGAACTACTCGACGCAGAGGGTCGCGCGACTACTCGATTCTACCCGGGGGACAAAGTGACCCTGCGAACTCATTTCTCAACGACAGAGCCGATCGACAAGCCGGTCTTCGGATTTTCCATCGAGACACTCGAGGGCGTCTACGTGTGGGCCCACCACAGTCGCGACGGCAATATGGTGCCGGATAGGCTTGAGGGCGAAGGCTATGTGGACCTGGTCTTCGATTCGTTGCGATTGCAAGCGGGGACCTTCGACCTGAACGTCTCGGTCGCCGACTACACAACGACGCACACCTATGACTTTCTCCGCGGCGCGAAGCGATTCGACGTCCTCATGCGCGCACCGCACGAATCCGGCGGTCTGGTTGAGTTGGGCGGCCATTGGCAGCAGCCCCGATACGAAGGACCAAAGCAGACATTATGA